A part of Streptomyces sp. NBC_00557 genomic DNA contains:
- a CDS encoding GMC family oxidoreductase, producing MTSTGTEGFDYVIVGAGSAGCVLAHRLSRDDRVRVLLLEAGGPDTDELIHIPAALGMLFGSHTDWSYRTLEQPQPGRTFSWPRGKTLGGSSSTNVMIYTRGNRHDYDSWRDEHGAKGWGYDDVLPYFMKSESNCRLGEPYHGSDGPLHVEDRTYTHELSQSWLDAAVEWGLDRNDDFAGASPVGAGPYQVTCHHGRRWSTADAYLRPALGRPNLTVRTSALATKITLNGSRAAGITYLRDGQERTAHADREILLCGGSINSPQLLLLSGIGDPDELHDVGIDVRVPLPGVGRNLQDHLMAPIVWETQNSTDVVRDLLTPDNLDRWRTHGDGPFASNYGEVGAFLNVTGGRSSRPDVQLVGGATALILSGEERPDRPVFTMNCVPLHPQNRGTVRLASPDPQTPPLIDPRYFDVPADASVMVAGLRAVMGIAHRAPFADYLGRSYLPASDDLDRLDDAALEEHVRRWSATAYHPVGTCAMGTGHGSVVNSDLEVHGVERLRVVDASVMPTVISGNTNAPTVMIAEKAAERIGQRPR from the coding sequence ATGACTTCCACCGGAACCGAAGGGTTCGACTACGTCATCGTGGGCGCCGGCAGCGCCGGTTGCGTACTCGCGCACCGTCTGAGCCGCGACGACCGCGTCCGCGTGCTGCTCCTCGAAGCGGGCGGCCCTGACACCGACGAACTCATCCACATCCCAGCCGCACTCGGAATGCTCTTCGGATCGCATACCGACTGGAGCTACCGGACGCTCGAACAGCCCCAGCCGGGACGCACCTTCTCCTGGCCCCGTGGCAAGACACTCGGCGGCTCATCATCCACCAACGTCATGATCTACACCCGTGGCAACCGGCACGACTACGACAGCTGGCGTGACGAACACGGTGCGAAAGGCTGGGGCTACGACGACGTCCTGCCCTATTTCATGAAGTCCGAGTCCAACTGCCGCCTCGGCGAGCCCTACCACGGTTCGGACGGACCCCTGCACGTCGAGGACCGCACCTACACCCACGAACTCTCACAATCCTGGCTGGACGCCGCTGTGGAATGGGGGTTGGACCGCAACGACGACTTCGCGGGTGCATCCCCTGTCGGTGCCGGCCCGTACCAGGTGACATGCCACCACGGGCGGCGATGGTCCACGGCCGACGCCTATCTGCGCCCGGCCCTCGGCCGACCCAATCTCACGGTACGCACCAGCGCCCTGGCAACAAAGATCACACTCAACGGATCACGCGCGGCCGGCATCACCTATCTCCGGGACGGACAGGAGCGGACGGCCCACGCCGACAGGGAGATACTGCTCTGCGGCGGATCCATCAACTCACCCCAGCTGCTGCTTCTGTCGGGCATAGGCGATCCCGATGAGCTGCACGATGTGGGGATAGACGTCCGAGTCCCCCTGCCCGGCGTCGGGCGTAACCTCCAGGACCATTTGATGGCTCCCATCGTGTGGGAGACCCAGAACTCCACCGATGTCGTGCGGGACCTGCTCACCCCGGACAACCTCGACCGGTGGCGCACACACGGCGACGGGCCCTTCGCCTCCAACTACGGCGAGGTCGGCGCGTTCCTCAACGTCACGGGCGGCCGCAGCAGCCGTCCTGACGTCCAGTTGGTGGGAGGGGCCACGGCACTCATTCTCAGCGGTGAGGAAAGACCTGACCGGCCGGTGTTCACGATGAACTGCGTCCCCCTGCACCCGCAGAATCGCGGCACCGTCCGTCTCGCGTCGCCTGATCCGCAGACCCCTCCGCTGATCGATCCCCGGTACTTCGACGTGCCCGCGGATGCGTCGGTCATGGTCGCCGGACTCAGAGCGGTCATGGGCATCGCCCACCGCGCACCGTTCGCCGACTACCTGGGGCGGTCGTACCTGCCCGCCAGTGACGACCTGGACCGTCTGGACGACGCGGCTCTCGAAGAGCACGTCCGCAGATGGAGTGCCACGGCCTATCACCCGGTGGGCACCTGCGCCATGGGAACCGGACACGGCTCCGTCGTCAATTCGGATCTGGAGGTCCACGGAGTCGAGCGACTCCGTGTCGTCGACGCCTCAGTCATGCCGACTGTCATCAGTGGAAACACGAACGCACCCACGGTCATGATCGCCGAAAAGGCTGCCGAGCGGATCGGGCAGCGACCTCGCTGA
- a CDS encoding aldehyde dehydrogenase, with protein MHPNHLFIGGRWVHTSSDRVIDVASASTGDHLGAVPDGSQDDIDRAVGAARAAFDAPAGWSSWGPEHRAAAMIRLADALEARKGATSAAVSAQNGMPITIARSFEGVVPSALLRYYAGLADSMTSEELRTGLPRGTTLVRREPAGVVAAIMTWNFPQTIAFFKAAPALAAGCALVLKPAPETVLDSVLLAEAVEEAGIPDGVINIVPGGRDTGAYLVSHPDIDKVSFTGSTRAGRQVAAACAELLRPVSLELGGKSAAVVLDDADLTATAEQFFMASLLNNGQTCYASTRILAPRSRYREVVEFCTAMARDAVVGDALDPDTEIGPLVSRRQRERVLGYIKTGLNEGAQLTTGGGRPPGLDRGWFVEPTVFVDVENSSTIAQEEIFGPVLTITPYDGEDDAVRLANDSAYGLAGTVWTTDLDHGAQVARRLRTGTVGLNGYLPDLTSPYGGRKASGLGTELGPEGLHAYQQLQSIYHP; from the coding sequence ATGCATCCCAACCATCTTTTCATCGGCGGACGCTGGGTGCACACGTCCAGCGACCGTGTCATCGACGTCGCATCCGCGAGTACCGGCGATCATCTCGGTGCCGTACCGGACGGTTCCCAGGACGACATCGACCGAGCGGTCGGAGCCGCTCGTGCCGCATTCGACGCACCGGCCGGCTGGTCCTCCTGGGGCCCTGAACATCGCGCGGCCGCCATGATCCGTCTCGCGGATGCGCTCGAGGCGAGGAAGGGGGCAACGTCCGCCGCCGTCAGCGCGCAGAACGGCATGCCGATCACCATCGCCCGGTCCTTCGAAGGTGTGGTGCCGTCAGCCCTGCTGCGCTACTACGCGGGTCTGGCCGACAGCATGACGTCCGAGGAACTGCGCACCGGACTGCCCCGTGGCACCACCTTGGTCCGCCGGGAACCCGCAGGCGTCGTAGCCGCAATCATGACGTGGAACTTCCCTCAGACCATCGCCTTCTTCAAGGCGGCCCCGGCACTGGCGGCCGGTTGCGCGCTCGTCCTCAAGCCGGCTCCGGAGACGGTCCTCGACTCGGTGCTGCTGGCGGAGGCCGTCGAGGAAGCGGGCATTCCCGACGGCGTGATCAACATCGTTCCGGGCGGCCGTGACACCGGCGCCTATCTGGTCTCCCATCCTGACATCGACAAGGTGTCGTTCACCGGATCCACCAGAGCGGGACGCCAAGTGGCCGCCGCATGCGCCGAATTGCTGCGACCGGTAAGCCTGGAACTGGGAGGCAAGTCCGCCGCCGTCGTCCTCGACGACGCCGACCTCACCGCGACCGCGGAGCAGTTCTTCATGGCCAGTCTGCTGAACAACGGTCAGACCTGTTACGCCAGTACCAGGATCCTGGCTCCCCGCAGCAGGTATCGGGAAGTGGTCGAGTTCTGTACGGCGATGGCCCGCGACGCCGTCGTCGGTGACGCGCTCGACCCCGACACCGAGATCGGCCCGCTCGTCAGTCGGCGCCAGCGCGAACGAGTCCTGGGTTACATCAAGACCGGCCTCAACGAAGGGGCTCAGCTCACCACCGGAGGGGGCCGGCCACCCGGCCTCGATCGGGGCTGGTTCGTCGAACCCACCGTATTCGTCGACGTCGAGAACTCATCGACCATCGCGCAGGAGGAAATCTTCGGCCCGGTCCTCACGATCACGCCCTACGACGGCGAGGACGACGCGGTGCGCCTGGCGAACGATTCGGCCTACGGCCTCGCCGGCACCGTCTGGACCACGGACCTGGACCATGGTGCCCAGGTGGCCCGCCGTCTGCGGACCGGCACCGTCGGGCTCAACGGCTATCTGCCCGACCTGACCTCCCCCTACGGAGGCAGGAAGGCCAGCGGCCTCGGCACCGAACTGGGGCCCGAGGGACTTCACGCATACCAGCAACTCCAGTCGATCTACCACCCCTGA